In Spinacia oleracea cultivar Varoflay chromosome 5, BTI_SOV_V1, whole genome shotgun sequence, a single window of DNA contains:
- the LOC110783571 gene encoding protein SPIRRIG produces MESWVNTLVKDIKGKVGFSGPLSTSTTTRTTLFSLLSQESEVVDVPQKSDTSYDYFPSSLSPPELRLLIQYVLQMRLINPNHDLNNILGRLLFMEHLASENASSTPSLEFDMSKTGHACIAASLGERAWPPMEGYSFLCWFQCKGLKSQRTEHQGTMKLRLFSVSSTDSGNTFGEEIFLQEDGVLTLATNSTLLYSSCSLELEEGKWYHLAIVQSNRDDVAAEHFSGTVHIYLNGKRSDTAELAYTPVLVERELQVTIGTPENHASVSDLQWRLRSCYIFQEPLSPDFIHFMYMLVRGNTILLQGSDNSHSVFNEDGGGERNSVLDSSSDTGIEGLDTDEKVGRPEADGSKTIWDVEMLEKTWLQLWGKKLLCAFNASRIEALPASQTLTLLNLVDPLSTAVPSTGIAHFAHLYGDISICRRCIIGNVICPVTGIAVILAVIESAETRNMLHIALTIFASSLNLNPHMAQQMKACKGYQLLSLFLHKKIAFFDIQCLEILFKIAVSEDPLKLMDSQTIMPSSMDIHGNMHELSENGETSNHDDEYSDDTRASLSISGAISDADIIEHVLLDWALWVTSPVSIQLEILNFFENLTSAYKFKDHNLTILRERNIVQHFLAALQRDDIEVVILEKLVVLLTVILEHKFLESELESVTSFVLTTFEPFEVKPFQVKRERKSKRVILRNILLESLIDLQVTITSEELLENWHKIVSSKLITYFLDKAVHPTTIVWIITLLGLCFTSSPLFALKFGNNGGYQVLARVLPSFPDFLDIYYTLFCLIFGKPIYPKLPEVGIQDFEVLMLSNQEFVDLKFSNLLDSVVVMVKYIFDQLKIQPSLAQQDLSISQASDVNVDLAVGNLDIIEEIVGEEASRQNANTASLLGLEASATNATSILRLMANLAKISPSFSNICERTEFLESCVDLYFSIVRAYMAVKLVKEPNILTISTNCSILSSEEDGYPSPKSDSHITLSTEDSSFLTTSHLMLEIDNSGCSGEPYSVGSTAILDLIAEVLSETLIGDVNAVTTMENLLWSVPLYLDSDSVLTFQELCFSRVMNYLERRLLYSDDRNSKKLDKNNLWSNLGSFCNLIVDCVYMGVFPRPSSVLKVLEFCFLMLHSAKKDCQIEESSPLPWTGLLSILRGSTPADVILKSTNRMVLYCFLPFFLASLSGSGLQMLVQDPVFSGRVGSGFDRSSPRIISQEETRVDVCVVLELIHAHKEIIFHHSNVDIDLYSSLCINLISFVSNQQITDAGNLSLSILKFLLVHCRVSLENVLISKPDQSKRFDVLNGGLDKLLTENSSTFMKWFQTSENEINHVLQQFAGIRWEKFIAESAKFRREKFELLEDQWTTKMGRKAENGTKLDLMYQDQCVEQRATLAVMQNEARNESDVGFQKKQELVVHAESEWRSWFGQLGHEHKVELITSLAWEDYWPL; encoded by the exons TATCTTGGGAAGACTCTTATTCATGGAGCATTTGGCCTCTGAGAATGCGTCTTCTACACCTAGTTTGGAGTTTGACATGAGCAAAACGGGCCATGCTTGTATTGCAGCATCGCTAGGGGAGAGGGCATGGCCACCAATGGAAGGCTACTCTTTCTTGTGCTGGTTTCAGTGTAAGGGGTTAAAGTCACAGAGAACAGAACATCAGGGAACAATGAAACTAAGGTTGTTTTCTGTTAGTTCAACAGATAGTGGAAACACATTTGGGGAAGAAATTTTTCTGCAGGAAGATGGCGTGCTTACTCTTGCAACAAACAGTACTTTGTTATATTCTTCTTGTAGCTTGGAATTGGAAGAAGGCAAATGGTATCATCTAGCCATTGTACAGAGCAATAGAGATGATGTTGCTGCCGAACACTTTTCTGGTACTGTACACATATATCTTAACGGGAAGCGGAGTGACACTGCAGAACTTGCTTACACTCCAGTGCTCGTTGAAAGGGAATTGCAGGTTACTATTGGGACACCTGAAAACCATGCAAGTGTGAGTGACTTGCAATGGAGACTCCGTAGTTGCTATATTTTCCAAGAACCGCTCTCTCCTGATTTTATTCATTTCATGTACATGCTTGTTAGAGGAAACACAATTCTACTTCAAGGTTCGGATAATTCTCACTCCGTTTTTAATGAAGATGGTGGTGGAGAGAGGAATTCTGTATTGGACTCAAGTTCAGATACTGGAATAGAAGGATTAGACACTGATGAGAAAGTAGGGAGACCTGAGGCAGATGGCTCAAAGACAATTTGGGATGTGGAGATGCTGGAAAAGACGTGGTTACAACTTTGGGGAAAGAAACTTCTCTGTGCATTCAATGCATCACGAATAGAAGCTTTACCAGCATCACAGACTTTGACCTTGCTCAATCTTGTTGATCCTCTGTCAACTGCTGTTCCTTCAACCG GCATAGCGCACTTTGCGCATCTCTACGGTGATATCTCCATTTGTAGGAGATGCATAATTGGAAATGTTATCTGCCCAGTTACAGGGATAGCAGTTATCTTAGCTGTTATTGAATCTGCTGAAACAAGGAACATGCTTCATATAGCCTTAACAATATTTGCATCTTCTCTTAATTTGAATCCTCATATGGCTCAACAGATGAAAGCATGCAAAGGTTATCAGTTGCTATCTCTATTCCTTCATAAGAAAATAGCCTTTTTTGACATCCAATGTCTTGAGATTCTCTTCAAGATTGCCGTATCTGAGGATCCTCTGAAACTGATGGATAGCCAAACTATTATGCCTTCTTCAATGGATATTCATGGAAATATGCATGAATTGTCTGAAAATGGAGAAACATCTAATCATGATGATGAGTATTCAGATGATACTAGGGCATCTTTATCAATCTCTGGTGCAATATCTGATGCAGATATAATAGAGCATGTTTTGCTAGACTGGGCCTTATGGGTGACATCACCTGTTTCCATCCAGCTAGAAATACTGAACTTCTTCGAGAATTTGACATCGGCGTACAAATTCAAAGATCATAACCTGACTATTCTGCGTGAAAGAAACATAGTCCAGCATTTTCTAGCAGCTTTACAAAGGGATGATATTGAAGTGGTTATCTTAGAGAAACTTGTTGTTCTACTCACAGTCATCTTAGAGCACAAGTTTCTTGAATCTGAGCTGGAAAGTGTGACATCATTTGTGCTTACAACATTTGAACCCTTTGAAGTCAAACCATTTCAAgtcaaaagagagagaaaaagtaaGCGTGTGATTTTGAGAAACATTCTATTGGAGTCACTCATAGATTTACAAGTGACCATCACTTCAGAGGAATTGCTTGAGAATTGGCATAAAATAGTCTCATCAAAACTCATTACATATTTTCTTGATAAGGCAGTTCATCCTACAACCATAGTATGGATCATAACCCTTCTAGGTTTATGTTTCACATCATCTCCCTTATTTGCTCTTAAATTTGGGAACAATGGGGGATACCAAGTACTCGCTCGTGTACTTCCCAGTTTCCCTGATTTTCTTGACATATATTATACTCTTTTCTGCTTGATATTTGGCAAGCCTATATACCCAAAATTACCTGAAGTTGGAATTCAGGATTTTGAGGTGTTGATGCTCAGTAATCAGGAGTTTGTTGACTTGAAGTTTTCTAACCTTTTGGATTCTGTAGTTGTTATGGTGAAATATATATTTGATCAGCTTAAAATCCAGCCAAGTCTAGCTCAACAAGATTTGAGTATCTCTCAAGCTTCAGATGTAAATGTGGACCTTGCAGTAGGAAACTTGGATATTATTGAAGAAATAGTTGGAGAAGAAGCTTCGAGGCAAAACGCTAATACTGCCTCTTTACTTGGTCTTGAAGCTTCTGCTACTAATGCAACTTCAATTCTGAGATTAATGGCTAATTTGGCAAAAATTTCCCCCTCTTTCTCTAATATATGTGAACGAACTGAATTTCTTGAAAGCTGTGTGGACCTTTATTTCTCTATTGTGAG gGCTTATATGGCGGTAAAGTTGGTCAAAGAACCAAACATTTTAACAATTTCCACCAATTGTTCCATCCTATCTTCTGAAGAAGATGGATACCCGTCTCCAAAGTCTGATTCTCACATAACATTATCTACTGAAGATTCCAGTTTTCTAACAACATCCCATCTTATGCTGGAAATTGACAATTCCGGCTGTAGTGGTGAACCATATTCAGTAGGATCAACAGCTATCTTGGATCTTATAGCAGAAGTTCTCTCTGAAACCCTGATTGGGGATGTAAATGCAGTTACAACCATGGAAAACCTTTTATGGAGTGTCCCTTTATATCTTGATTCTGATTCTGTTCTAACTTTCCAGGAACTCTGCTTCAGTAGAGTTATGAATTATTTGGAACGGCGGCTTCTGTACAGCGATGACAGAAATAGCAAAAAATTGGATAAGAATAATCTGTGGTCAAATTTAGGATCATTTTGCAACCTGATTGTAGATTGTGTTTACATGGGTGTTTTCCCTCGGCCTTCATCTGTGCTGAAAGTGTTGGAATTCTGTTTCTTGATGCTTCATTCAGCCAAAAAAGACTGTCAAATTGAGGAATCATCACCACTTCCTTGGACAGGCCTACTGTCAATTTTGAGAGGAAGCACACCAGCTGATGTTATCCTCAAAAGCACGAATCGGATGGTATTGTATTGTTTTCTTCCATTTTTCCTGGcctcactttcgggttcgggtttacaaatgcttgttcaagacccggTATTTTCGGGCCGGGTTGGGTCGggttttgacaggtctagtccTCGTATTATTTCCCAAGAAGAAACGAGGGTGGATGTTTGCGTAGTCTTGGAACTTATACATGCTCATAAAGAAATCATCTTCCATCACAGCAATGTTGATATTGATCTTTATTCCTCCCTCTGCATTAATCTGATCTCCTTTGTTTCTAACCAGCAAATTACAGATGCAGGAAACTTATCCCTGAGTATCCTGAAATTTCTGCTAGTGCATTGCCGAGTTTCCCTAGAAAACGTGCTCATATCAAAACCAGACCAAAGCAAACGCTTTGATGTATTAAACGGAGGCCTTGATAAACTGTTAACAGAAAACTCATCAACTTTCATGAAATGGTTTCAGACCTCTGAGAATGAAATCAACCATGTTTTACAGCAATTTGCAGGAATTAGATGGGAAAAGTTCATTGCAGAATCAGCAAAGTTCAGAAGAGAGAAGTTTGAGTTGTTGGAAGATCAATGGACAACTAAAATGGGAAGAAAAGCAGAGAATGGTACTAAACTTGACCTCATGTATCAGGATCAGTGTGTTGAACAAAGAGCTACTCTTGCAGTGATGCAGAATGAAGCGCGTAATGAGTCGGATGTTGGTTTTCAGAAGAAACAGGAGTTGGTTGTTCATGCAGAGAGTGAATGGAGAAGTTGGTTTGGACAACTTGGGCATGAACATAAAGTTGAACTCATCACTTCTCTAGCTTGGGAAGATTACTGGCCTTTGTGA